A DNA window from Thiobacillus denitrificans ATCC 25259 contains the following coding sequences:
- the moaE gene encoding molybdopterin synthase catalytic subunit MoaE, translated as MKIAVQNEAFDLGSEVAALTHGRRDVGAVASFVGLARDINEGSGVAAMTLEHYPGMTEKALAALVDEACARWALLDVSVVHRVGRLLPGDPIVLVAVASAHRGEAFAACEFIMDALKTRAPFWKKEETPDGERWVEARASDEAAAGRWEKR; from the coding sequence ATGAAAATCGCGGTACAGAACGAAGCCTTCGATCTCGGCAGCGAAGTCGCGGCGCTGACGCACGGCCGGCGCGACGTCGGCGCGGTCGCGAGCTTCGTCGGACTCGCGCGCGACATCAACGAAGGCAGCGGCGTCGCCGCGATGACGCTCGAACATTACCCGGGCATGACCGAGAAGGCGCTCGCCGCGCTGGTCGACGAGGCCTGCGCGCGCTGGGCCTTGCTCGACGTGAGCGTGGTCCATCGCGTCGGGCGTCTGCTGCCGGGCGACCCGATCGTGCTCGTCGCGGTCGCGAGCGCCCACCGCGGTGAGGCGTTCGCCGCGTGCGAATTCATCATGGACGCGCTGAAGACGCGTGCGCCGTTCTGGAAGAAGGAAGAGACGCCGGACGGCGAGCGCTGGGTCGAGGCGCGCGCCAGCGACGAAGC
- the moaD gene encoding molybdopterin converting factor subunit 1, with the protein MIVRLLYFARLRERFGLAEETLDVAGGSVADLIAQLQRRGGVWAEELGAGRPFRVAVDQEIVALDATLAEGAEVAIFPPVTGG; encoded by the coding sequence ATGATCGTCCGCCTGCTGTATTTCGCGCGCCTGCGCGAGCGCTTCGGCCTGGCCGAAGAAACGCTTGATGTCGCCGGGGGCAGCGTGGCCGATCTGATCGCGCAACTGCAGCGCCGCGGCGGGGTGTGGGCCGAAGAGCTCGGCGCAGGCCGGCCTTTCCGTGTCGCGGTCGATCAGGAAATCGTCGCGCTCGACGCGACGCTTGCGGAGGGCGCCGAAGTCGCGATCTTTCCGCCCGTGACCGGAGGCTAG